Sequence from the Thermocoleostomius sinensis A174 genome:
GTAACTATGGACGCATGGCTCAAGATGGGCGCTTTTGGCAGACCATCAGTAACACGATGGTGTTTACCATTTCATCGCTGGTGTTGGAATTAATCTTAGGCTTAGCCATTGCGCTGGTGTTGAATCAAGCTTTCAAAGGACGGGGAGCAGTGCGGACGATCGCCATTCTGCCCTGGGCCTTGCCAACAGCACTAATTGCCGCGACGTGGGCTTGGATTTTTAACGACCAGTTTGGTGTGGTCAATGACCTGCTACTGCGGTTGGGGGTGATTGATACTGGCATCAACTGGTTGGGCAATCCGGTTCCGGCGATGGTATCCGTCGTGATTGCCGATGTTTGGAAAACCACCTCGTTTGTGGCCATTTTGCTCTTGGCGGGCTTGCAGTCTATTTCGGGTGATCTTTATGAAGCGCATGCGATGGACGGAGCTACCCCCTGGCAGAGCTTCCGCCAAATTACCCTACCGATGCTGATGCCACAGATTTTGATTGCCACGCTGTTTCGCTTTGCCCAAGCTTTCGGCATCTTCGACTTGATTCAGGTGATGACCGGAGGGGGACCTGGTGGCGCCACGGAAACCGTTTCCATCTATGTCTACGCCACGGTGATGCGCTATCTCGACTTTGGCTATGGAGCCGCACTGGTGGTTGTCACTTTCTTGATTTTGATTGCTGTTGTGGCGTTGGCGGCTCTGTTCTTGTCTAAACTTCGTAGTGCTGCGGGAGAAAACTAGGTTATGACCACCATTACCCCTGCTGATCCACAGGTACAACCTCAATCCAAAGAGTCGAGCTTTCCCTGGCGCAAAATTCTGTTTGCGATCGCCGTTGTCGCCATTGTTATCTTCAGCCTAGCCCCCATTCTTTGGCAAGTATTGACCTCGTTCAAAACCAACGAAGACATTTCGGCGGTTCCCAATGTTTACTTTCCCACTCGGCTGACGCTGCAACATTACATTGAGATTTTTGCCCGGCGCCCCTTTCTCAACTACATGCTCAACAGTGCCTTTGTCGCCATTACTTCAACGCTGTTGTGTTTGCTGCTGGGAACCCCAGCGGCCTATGCCTTGGCGCGGTTGCGCTTGCCCGGAGAGCGAATTGTGCTGGCGATCGTGCTTGTGGTGACGTTGTTCCCATATATTCTGCTGTTTCTAGGGCTGCTGGAAATTGTTCGAGCCACTGGTCTAGCCAATAATTTCCTAGCGTTGATTGTTCCCTATACAGCAATGAACGTACCGCTGACCATATTAGTGATGCGCAGTTTCTTTCAGCAGCTTCCTCGTGACCTAGAAGACTCGGCCAAGGTCGATGGCTATACCACCTGGGGAATGTTGGCCAAGATTCTGATGCCCATGACGGTTCCAGCCTTGGTCACTACTGGTATTCTCACCTTTATTGCCGCCTGGAATGAATTTTTGTTTGCGCTTACCTTCATCACCCGCGAGTCGATGAAGACCATTCCTGTCGCTGTGGCTCAACTCAGCGGCAGTAGCGTCTTTGAGATTCCCTATGGTGCTCAGGCAGCGGCTACGGTGGTTGGGACAATTCCGCTGGTGATTCTCGTTCTCCTCTTCCAACGCCGTATTGTGCAAGGTCTGACTTCCGGCGCGGTGAAAGGATAAGTCAAGAGAGAAAGGATAAAAATCAAGAAGTGAGTTTGATACTTTAGCCTTTTGCTTTCCTACTGCCCCCAGTCTCTAATTCCCAACTCCCAGTTCCTAATCCCTAACCCCTTAATAGAACTATGGCCAAACTTGAACTGATTCACCTCAATAAAACCTATTCACCCAAGATTATTCCCGTTAAGGATGTTAGCCTTAGCGTGGACGACGGTGAATTTTTGACGTTGCTGGGACCTTCTGGATGTGGTAAATCTACCATTCTGCGGCTGATTGCCGGGCTGGAACAACCCACCCATGGCGAAATTCGGATTAATGGTCGTGATGTCACCAATGCTCCGCCGGGCGATCGCAATATTGCGATGGTGTTCCAAAGCTACGCGCTCTATCCGCACATGTCGGTATATGACAACATTGCGTCTGGGCTAAAGCTGAAAAAAGTGCCATCCGAAGAAATTCGAGTCCGCATTGAGCAGGTGAGCGATTTCTTGGGACTAGGTAGCCTGATGCAACGCAAGCCCGGTCAGCTTTCCGGAGGACAACGACAGCGAGTCGCGTTGGGACGGGCGTTGGTACGGCAACCAGATGTGTTTTTGTTAGATGAACCGTTAAGCAACCTAGATGCCCTACTGCGGGAACAAGTTCGGGCGGAACTGAAACAAATTTTTGAGACTCAAAACACGCCTGTTGTCTATGTAACGCACGATCAAACCGAAGCAATGACCCTGTCTACGAAAGTTGCGGTGCTCTATAATGGCGATTTGCAACAACTAGATTCGCCTCGGCGGATTTACACCCATCCTGCGAACCGATTTGTGGCGGGGTTTGTAGGTAGCCCCCAAATGAACTTGTTGGATCTGAGGTGCGACGGCCGGTTTGCGATTTTGGGGAATTATAAGATTCCCTTACCGAACGGACTACAGTCGCCGGGGCATATTGTGTTGGGAATTCGACCGGAGCATGTACGGCTCGCCGATGCGAGTGATAGCCATCCGATCGCTGCAAAGGTCATCTTAAAAGAAAACCTAGGAATGAGTGATTTGATTAGCACTCGTGTGGATGGAGCCGAGAACTTGTTGCTGCGGGCCTTATTGCCCAGCGATCGTCCTTGGCAAGAAGAATCTATCAAACTAACGTTGCCATTAGACGCCATTCATTGGTTCCATCCCGATACGGGCGAACGGTTAAACAGTGAGAACCTACAGGTGGTTCGATAGAACCGCTCGACATCCTCTGGCGAGAAGGCTGCGATCGCTCAGAGGATTAGAGTTCAGAGGGTTCAACATCGTCTGAAGTTGAGGACGCTTGCCCTCCAGTTGTTGGTAGCTCCAGGCAATAACCAGCACCATACACGGTTTTGATGTAACGAGGATGACGAGGATCAGGTTCTAGCTTGGTGCGTAGATGACGAACGTGTACGCGAATGGTTTCAATGTCGTCATTGGGATCGTATCCCCATACCTCTTTGAGAATCTCACTTGGCGATACGGTTTGTCCGTGGCGCTGAAGCAAACAGTGTAACAGTTCAAACTCTAAATGCGTCAGTTTAACAGTGTGATCAAACCAAATGGCTTCAAGCCGCTCCGGCACGAGGGTGAGTGGCCCGAAGTTGAGAATTTCGGTATGTTTCGCCGCTTGAGGAATGCGATCGGTTCGCCGCAGTAACGCCCGCACCCGCGCTAACATTTCCTCAATCTCGAAGGGTTTAGTCAAGTAATCATCAGCCCCAGCATTAAAGCCTTCGACTTTATCTTGAGTTTGCCCCAGCGCCGTCAACATCAACACTGGAATATCGGCCGTGCGATCGTCTCGGCGAAGACGCTGACACACCGTAAAACCATCTACCTTCGGCAGCATTAAGTCCAACATAATTAGATCAGGAATTAGCTGGAGTGCTAAAGCCTGACCTTTAATACCATCTGGCGCTTGGCTCACGTCATACCCAGCCATCTCTAGGTTGACCGCGACCAATTCCGAAATTGCAGGATCATCATCGATGACAAGTATACGAGGCATTTCTACAGGTATTGCGTTGTTTTCATGGATAATGGCTAGCCATTAGGAATCTGTATCGGAATAAAAAGATTCCTGTACAGATTATAAGCAAGGATTCTAAATTCTTTCTAAGCATGTCAAATCTATCAATTTATGTAGAAGATTTAACACTGCTTTTATGCCGATCGGCTGCCAGACCTGCAACTAGCAAATTGCCAAAATATCTGAGCAATATTCCTTGACCATGGGCGATCGAGCGCCTGTGTTCGTCCACAACACTGGGAAAAAGCTGTCGTCTAAGGTAGAACTGTTAGCACAACGGTAGCGGCTGAAAATATAACCCACCCCTGTCCCTGGGGGTTGAAAGCAAGCATTGACCGGCAAGGTGCTGATGGCAAAACTGCGCCGCCATTGATTGGTTGTATTGCATCCAGACCCATGCCACAGGTCGCCATGCAGAAATACACAGCCGCCAGCCGGTAATTCGATTGGCACAATGGTAGAGCGATCGATTTTGGCATCCCGTGCGGCTTGCCACAGTGGTTGGCGATAATCTCCTTCGGGCGCATGCACAAAGCGAAACTGATCGGAGCCAGGCCAGTGATGCGATCCGGGAACAACTTCTAAGGTACCCATTTGTGCCGTGATGGAGTTGAGGGCAATCCAACAGGTGACAATGGCCGCCGGATCAATGCAACTAACGTAGGTAGAGTTGCGATGAAATGCGACTTCGGGTGCGTTGGGCGGCTTTAGCCAACAGCTATCCATCGCCAAGCGTGCGCCAGACCAGCCTGCCAGGGTTGCATTCAGTCGCGCCACCTCAGCCGACAACGACAAACTGGCCACGGTTCGATCGCAGCGCCACAGTCCAACCATCTGCCGCGTTGCATGGGGACGGCTTAGTCCGGGGCGTCCGTGCCATTCATCCGGATAAATGCCTGTTTCTAAGCGGGTAGCAAATAGGGGATCAAGCCGATCGTCAATGTGCTTCACCACCTCAAGGGGCAAAAACCGATCGAGGATGAGAAATCCTTGCTGGCGAAACTGAAGAATTTGCGCCTCGCTGAATTCAATAGGTTGATAGCGCATGATTCTGTGACTCCCCGATTATCCAAGCCTGCTCTCGATCGTCCTCGTCTAAGTCATTTTCCTGTAAACAATAATTCTGTAAGAAGGGCGTGCGGTAGCCATCTTGTTGCCAAGCGATTGGAAAAAAGCTTTCATCCATTGTGTCATCGCCAAAGCGTTTGTAGCGCCCTGGCAAATAGCCACCAGGAACATAAGTGCCAGTAGACTTAAACCGCGCCGTTGAGGGAATATGCGAAATGACCAAACTGCGACGGAGGAAATTGGGCTTGAGGTTTTTACCAGAGCCGTGCCACATGTGCCCATGATGAAAGGCACAGTCCCCTGGATTCAGCGATAATTGCAGAACAGTAGGGGTTTCAATCCCAGCCCGCTTAGCGGCTTGTTCCATCTCGCTGCGATAGCCCCTACTAGTGGCATGAAATTCTGCAACGGTTTGCGATAACGTCCAGCGGTGGGAACCAGGAACATATTCGATCGTGCTGGCTCCAGGCATGGCGGGGCTGAGAGCCAACCAACAAATCACCAAGTCCTGGGGTGTGTGATAGTGGCAGTACATCGAGTCTTGATGATGCGTTGTTTCGGATGCGCCATAGGGTTTCATCCATAGGCTATCGGTTAAGACTCGCGTTCCGCTCCAGCCGCCCAAGCTGGCGCTGATTTCAGCCAACTCGGCTGAAAATACTACCGACGCAAAAGCCCGATCGCTTTTCCAGACATTGCTCATTTGTCCAGATGCTCCCGGTAGTCCCAACCGTGGGTTCCAATACCACTCGTCTGGATAAACACCCGTTTCAAAGTTGCCTGCAAACAGCGATTCCACTCGATCGGCTAAGCGTTGCATCCGCGCCGGATTCATGAGATTGCGGACAACTAAGAAGCCATCGCGGTGAAATTGCTCAATTTGGTCAGAAGTGATCAGCGACATAGACAGAATGAAATTAGGTAGAGTTGCTACCCGATAGCAGGAACGATAGCAGAAAAAATGGTATGAAGTTGTACCATTCAACTTACCATTCAACTTAAAATGTTCACGATTGGCAATTCGTAGCTGGCAATACCAACAGAAATTTATGCAACTTGCTGCAACCAATCCGCCAAAGATACTTGTAATTCGCCATGAGGCTTGCACTAGCTTAGGGCTATTGGGGCAAGCGCTCTCCCCCGATCACAGAGTTCACTATCTCAATTTCTTTCAAGGTGAGCAGTTAACGGATGTGATTACCGACTACTCGCACTTGGTTGTGTTAGGTGGAGCCATCAGTGCCTACGAAGCCGATCGCCATTCCTTTCTGCATGACGAATTTCACCTGATTGAAACGGCGATGGCGGCTGAAATTCCTACGCTTGGAATTTGTCTAGGGGCGCAGATTTTAGCCAAAGTTTTAGGAGCTAATGTCTATCGTGGCGCTGCTGGACGAGAAGCTGGTTGGTGTGAGGTAGAGTTACTAGAGGCTGCTAGTCGGGATCGGTTGCTGCGCTCGTTTCCCAAACGGTTTCGCGTGTTTCAATCGCACCAAGACACCTTTGAGATTCCGACTGGAGCGGTGCGGCTGGCCCAAAGTGCTCAATATCCCAATCAAGCTTTTTGCTATGGCGATCGGATATGGGCGTTACAATTTCATCTAGAGTTTGACGAGCATGTGTTAACCGATTGCGCCGCCGTCATTACCCAAGAACTCTACGACAGTGGTATTCACACTACCACCGTCTCAGATTTACTAGCAGCAGCGAAACGTCATTCTCCTGCCGTTGCCCCCCTTGCCCATCAATTCATGCAGCAGTTTTTTCAACTTCCAACCCTCAATTCCCAATCCCCCAACCCTAACTCTTAATCCCCTTCATGCCTACCCCGCGCCACGTATCCAGTCCTATTAGCCAGCGATCGACTCAGCGATCGGCCGATGCGTTGTTGCGAGGCCCTAAGCCCACCATTAATCCCTTTGAAGTCACCCTAGAGCGACTGGGATCGGCTATTAAAATGGGACTATATGAGCCGGGCGATCAACTGCCTAGTGAACGAGACATCGCCAAATTGATGGGGATCAGTCGGGCAACGGTGCGGGAAGCAATTCGCCTCCTAGTGGAACAAGGCATTCTTACGGTAAAGCGGGGGCGATCGGGCGGTACGTTTGTTTCTGAAAACCCGCCCTCAGAAGCGCTGTTGGAGTTGCGACGACGACTTCATACCAGTGGTGCTACTTTATCTGAAATTTTGGATCATCGTTTGGTGGTCGAAACTGGAATTGTGGAACTGGCGGCCCAACGTGCACAAGCCGATCAATTAGAAGAATTGCAAGCGTTAGTGAATGTGATGCAGCAGGCCGATAGTTACGCGGTTTATCGCAAACTAGACATTCGCTTTCATCTATTAATTGCCAAAGCGACGCAAACGAATCGACTTCCGGCGATCGTAGCTGACATTCACTCAGAATTATCGGACTTACTGCAAACGGCTCCCTATAGCCGCTCTCAACAAAGCCACTCGACGCAACAACATCAAGAGATTCTTGATGCGATGCAGCAGCAAGATGGAGTTTCCGCCAGAGAGGTGATGCAAGAACATATCCTTGCAACCAACAGCTTTTTGAAGGGATTACTCTAAAGCCAGTTCAGCTAAGCTTAAGATTTCAATCACTTTGTATTTGCAGTTACTAATTTACAATCAGGGACAGCGTACGTTTTAATGGTACGATTTCATACCATTGGTTCCCGAAAACGACACGCAGATCTTAGGGGAGTGAACCTATTCTAGAGCCATTGCTCCAAGACTGGAGCGCGTCGTGGTGACAAAACGATACTGCTAAAATCTTGACGTTATTCTCACAAGTGAGGGTGTATGGCAAATAAACCGCCGAAAGGAATTGCCCGGTACGAGAATGTGGGAGATGAATACTTGCAAAAACGGCAGCTACGCCGCAGTGCCGGATGGGTTCTGCTGTGGGCGCTCGGGGTCGGGGCGGTCATCTCTGGCGATTTCTTTGGTTGGAATTTTGGATTGGCGGCAGGCGGCTTTTGGGGACTGGCGATCGCCACGTTTCTCATGGCCATCATGTATCTGTGCCTCGTCTTTTGCATTGCAGAATTATCAGCAGCATTACCTCATGCCGGAGGGTCCTATGCTTTCACCCGCTATGCTTTTGGTCCCTTGGGCGGCTACCTGAACGGCATTACTGACCTAATTGAGTACATTCTGGCCACCTCTGTGGTAGTGGTTGGGATTGGTGGCTACCTACAAACCCTAATACCAGGCATTCCATTGTTGTTTTGGTGGTTGCTCGCTTATGCCGTGTTTGTGGCAATCAACATTCGCGGGGTAGAACTAACCCTGAAAGTTGCACTCGTCATTACGCTGCTGGCAGTTGCCATGTTGGTGTTGTTCTATGTCGGGGCGATTGGGTCGGGTGCGTTTGATCCGGCCTTGTTGTTTAATTTAGAACCCGATCCGGGGCAATCTGCCACGTGGTTGCCCAGGGGATGGTTTGGCGTATTTGCCGCTTTGCCATTCGCGATTTGGTTCTACTTGGCGATCGAGCAGCTTCCCCTGGCAGCCGAAGAAACCCATAATGTGGCGCGAGATATCCCAAGGGCAATTGTGTGGGGCATTGTGACGCTGCTGATTTTGTCGCTGTTTACCTTGGTGCTGAACTCAGGGGTTGGCGGTGGGGTCGCGGCGATCGGCGAATCGGCGGCTCCGCTTAGTGATGGCTTTCAAGCGGTGTTTGGATCGGGGGTGACAACCGTTGTTTTAACGCTGATTGCCCTGACTGGATTAATTGCCAGCTTCCACACCGTCATTTATGCCTATGGACGAGTGCTGTTTGCCCTATCGCGGGCAGGCTATATTCCCCGCTGGATCTCTGTCACCGGACGGTTTCACACCCCAGCCAGAGCACTGATTTTGGGCGCAGTCATTGGGATTTTGTGTGCACTGTTGATCGATCGCTTTAGCAGCACCTTGGGCGCGGCATTACTCAATATGTCGGTGTTTGGAGCCGTCATTACCTATACGCTGATTTTCTTTACCTATATCAAGCTGCGGTTAGCGCGTCCTGATTTACATCGTCC
This genomic interval carries:
- a CDS encoding carbohydrate ABC transporter permease yields the protein MTSTIRSREKRTGWLLLAPALLILAAVYAYPIARSFWLSLFTQNLGTQLQPVFNGLGNYGRMAQDGRFWQTISNTMVFTISSLVLELILGLAIALVLNQAFKGRGAVRTIAILPWALPTALIAATWAWIFNDQFGVVNDLLLRLGVIDTGINWLGNPVPAMVSVVIADVWKTTSFVAILLLAGLQSISGDLYEAHAMDGATPWQSFRQITLPMLMPQILIATLFRFAQAFGIFDLIQVMTGGGPGGATETVSIYVYATVMRYLDFGYGAALVVVTFLILIAVVALAALFLSKLRSAAGEN
- a CDS encoding carbohydrate ABC transporter permease, which gives rise to MTTITPADPQVQPQSKESSFPWRKILFAIAVVAIVIFSLAPILWQVLTSFKTNEDISAVPNVYFPTRLTLQHYIEIFARRPFLNYMLNSAFVAITSTLLCLLLGTPAAYALARLRLPGERIVLAIVLVVTLFPYILLFLGLLEIVRATGLANNFLALIVPYTAMNVPLTILVMRSFFQQLPRDLEDSAKVDGYTTWGMLAKILMPMTVPALVTTGILTFIAAWNEFLFALTFITRESMKTIPVAVAQLSGSSVFEIPYGAQAAATVVGTIPLVILVLLFQRRIVQGLTSGAVKG
- a CDS encoding ABC transporter ATP-binding protein; protein product: MAKLELIHLNKTYSPKIIPVKDVSLSVDDGEFLTLLGPSGCGKSTILRLIAGLEQPTHGEIRINGRDVTNAPPGDRNIAMVFQSYALYPHMSVYDNIASGLKLKKVPSEEIRVRIEQVSDFLGLGSLMQRKPGQLSGGQRQRVALGRALVRQPDVFLLDEPLSNLDALLREQVRAELKQIFETQNTPVVYVTHDQTEAMTLSTKVAVLYNGDLQQLDSPRRIYTHPANRFVAGFVGSPQMNLLDLRCDGRFAILGNYKIPLPNGLQSPGHIVLGIRPEHVRLADASDSHPIAAKVILKENLGMSDLISTRVDGAENLLLRALLPSDRPWQEESIKLTLPLDAIHWFHPDTGERLNSENLQVVR
- a CDS encoding response regulator transcription factor: MPRILVIDDDPAISELVAVNLEMAGYDVSQAPDGIKGQALALQLIPDLIMLDLMLPKVDGFTVCQRLRRDDRTADIPVLMLTALGQTQDKVEGFNAGADDYLTKPFEIEEMLARVRALLRRTDRIPQAAKHTEILNFGPLTLVPERLEAIWFDHTVKLTHLEFELLHCLLQRHGQTVSPSEILKEVWGYDPNDDIETIRVHVRHLRTKLEPDPRHPRYIKTVYGAGYCLELPTTGGQASSTSDDVEPSEL
- a CDS encoding phytanoyl-CoA dioxygenase family protein, with product MRYQPIEFSEAQILQFRQQGFLILDRFLPLEVVKHIDDRLDPLFATRLETGIYPDEWHGRPGLSRPHATRQMVGLWRCDRTVASLSLSAEVARLNATLAGWSGARLAMDSCWLKPPNAPEVAFHRNSTYVSCIDPAAIVTCWIALNSITAQMGTLEVVPGSHHWPGSDQFRFVHAPEGDYRQPLWQAARDAKIDRSTIVPIELPAGGCVFLHGDLWHGSGCNTTNQWRRSFAISTLPVNACFQPPGTGVGYIFSRYRCANSSTLDDSFFPVLWTNTGARSPMVKEYCSDILAIC
- a CDS encoding phytanoyl-CoA dioxygenase family protein; this encodes MSLITSDQIEQFHRDGFLVVRNLMNPARMQRLADRVESLFAGNFETGVYPDEWYWNPRLGLPGASGQMSNVWKSDRAFASVVFSAELAEISASLGGWSGTRVLTDSLWMKPYGASETTHHQDSMYCHYHTPQDLVICWLALSPAMPGASTIEYVPGSHRWTLSQTVAEFHATSRGYRSEMEQAAKRAGIETPTVLQLSLNPGDCAFHHGHMWHGSGKNLKPNFLRRSLVISHIPSTARFKSTGTYVPGGYLPGRYKRFGDDTMDESFFPIAWQQDGYRTPFLQNYCLQENDLDEDDREQAWIIGESQNHALSTY
- a CDS encoding type 1 glutamine amidotransferase; this encodes MQLAATNPPKILVIRHEACTSLGLLGQALSPDHRVHYLNFFQGEQLTDVITDYSHLVVLGGAISAYEADRHSFLHDEFHLIETAMAAEIPTLGICLGAQILAKVLGANVYRGAAGREAGWCEVELLEAASRDRLLRSFPKRFRVFQSHQDTFEIPTGAVRLAQSAQYPNQAFCYGDRIWALQFHLEFDEHVLTDCAAVITQELYDSGIHTTTVSDLLAAAKRHSPAVAPLAHQFMQQFFQLPTLNSQSPNPNS
- a CDS encoding FadR/GntR family transcriptional regulator; this encodes MPTPRHVSSPISQRSTQRSADALLRGPKPTINPFEVTLERLGSAIKMGLYEPGDQLPSERDIAKLMGISRATVREAIRLLVEQGILTVKRGRSGGTFVSENPPSEALLELRRRLHTSGATLSEILDHRLVVETGIVELAAQRAQADQLEELQALVNVMQQADSYAVYRKLDIRFHLLIAKATQTNRLPAIVADIHSELSDLLQTAPYSRSQQSHSTQQHQEILDAMQQQDGVSAREVMQEHILATNSFLKGLL
- the eat gene encoding ethanolamine permease translates to MANKPPKGIARYENVGDEYLQKRQLRRSAGWVLLWALGVGAVISGDFFGWNFGLAAGGFWGLAIATFLMAIMYLCLVFCIAELSAALPHAGGSYAFTRYAFGPLGGYLNGITDLIEYILATSVVVVGIGGYLQTLIPGIPLLFWWLLAYAVFVAINIRGVELTLKVALVITLLAVAMLVLFYVGAIGSGAFDPALLFNLEPDPGQSATWLPRGWFGVFAALPFAIWFYLAIEQLPLAAEETHNVARDIPRAIVWGIVTLLILSLFTLVLNSGVGGGVAAIGESAAPLSDGFQAVFGSGVTTVVLTLIALTGLIASFHTVIYAYGRVLFALSRAGYIPRWISVTGRFHTPARALILGAVIGILCALLIDRFSSTLGAALLNMSVFGAVITYTLIFFTYIKLRLARPDLHRPYKSPVGLTGAIVGAMLSILALFACFSIPDYRPGVWGTLIFLIVAVLYFLLYSRHKLVAQAPEEEDALLGRALREIDHPHGIDLQR